A stretch of Episyrphus balteatus chromosome 2, idEpiBalt1.1, whole genome shotgun sequence DNA encodes these proteins:
- the LOC129909964 gene encoding E3 UFM1-protein ligase 1 homolog, with the protein MSSDWDEIKRLAADFQKAQLTSTLQKLSEINCVEVVSLLIQKGLVEVVFTNDGKEYITPDHLERGILDELYVNGGRVNLVEISKSLNVDFTKIEHVASKIASDNKQIRLVLGQLIAEDYIVQVAHEINEKLAQKGEINVSDLTVQYDLPSEFLQNIMEKYLGKIIHGRQDASNPRTFFTQAYLQRCKSKMRGILAAVTRPTTVASIYQQIGIPENIFHSLLDEISPAGSVTTKHSNAQYVPNVYSKMQSDWVNSFYKQNSFLEYDAITKLGISDAKQFIKQYFPNEEMVYLKKCAVGSKIIDLTLVSALNECKATNSYVDLSTILPSNMYDEDIEELFQTTLSTRNIPNNFVYLENIVFSNQYLAEVLKPCQDLAMVNAKKSIESGFYQQHIAEKQASSKKNDGPETDYDLKADKRDERRKKGSSAKGGGGGGNTQGREIKTKSNKKPKHYGKSGGKEDIDSDNRQDSKSNKSLLLVKPEEMEKIIGKTLEEEGIDHLSGVITALYENEINDKAIQEAQRLFEMTSQTNRRQTLALLQEKINTLLVDIRLYEKGLKVFPVDVQSQILKYLMKTLGNDICQELTVYVANECNLNLKCANNLNIDQRNKIAQECDPEYKTPLIELNKALNKTIDEFVLATEEVLKACGMVIKKVDKKKDRILIVQHKEKLLQQLDETEDHAMVLHLTSLIVFITVTGCILHASGRFVSQILAYLRPNMSSEQNDLLMQSHDLVLKMLQLDSASDEYKTLSQQLNSIQGEIKGLAKSYTKPGVTKAD; encoded by the exons ATGTCTTCTGATTGGGATGAAATCAAACGTTTGGCTGCCGACTTCCAAAAGGCCCAACTTACGTCTACTCTACAAAA GCTATCTGAAATAAATTGCGTCGAAGTTGTGTCCTTGCTCATTCAAAAAGGACTCGTGGAAGTCGTCTTCACCAACGATGGCAAGGAATACATAACACCCGACCATTTGGAGAGAGGCATCTTAGATGAACTTTACGTCAATGGAGGACGTGTTAATTTGGTTGAAATATCCAAGTCATTAAATGTTGATTTTACaaag ATAGAACATGTTGCATCCAAAATCGCCAGTGACAACAAACAAATTCGACTTGTCTTGGGTCAGTTAATCGCAGAGGATTATATTGTGCAAGTCGCTcatgaaatcaatgaaaaacttGCCCAAAAGGGAGAAATCAATGTCTCCGACCTCACCGTCCAGTATGATTTGCCATCTGAATTCTTACAAAACATCATGGAAAAATATCTTGGAAAGATTATTCATGGTCGTCAAGATGCATCcaatcctcggacatttttcaCTCAAGCATACCTTCAACGTTGCAAGTCTAAGATGCGTGGAATTCTAGCTGCCGTCACAAGACCAACCACCGTAGCTTCTATTTACCAACAAATTGGTATTCCTGAAAATATATTTCATTCCTTGCTGGATGAAATTTCTCCAGCTGGTAGTGTTACCACAAAACATTCAAACGCTCAATACGTTCCAAATGTGTATTCCAAAATGCAATCGGATTGGGTAAATTCATTCTACAAACAAAATAGCTTTTTGGAATATGATGCCATTACTAAATTAGGAATATCTGATGCTAAACAATTTATAAAGCAATATTTTCCAAACGAAGAGATGGTTTATTTGAAGAAATGTGCTGTTGGATCGAAAATAATCGATCTAACACTCGTTTCGGCTCTGAATGAATGTAAAGCAACTAATAGCTATGTTGATTTGTCGACTATTCTTCCATCAAATATGTACGACGAAGACATAGAAGAGTTATTCCAGACAACACTTTCTACTCGCAATAttccaaataattttgtttatttagaaaatattgtgtTTTCAAATCAATATTTAGCAGAAGTTTTAAAGCCTTGTCAAGATTTGGCAATGgtgaatgcaaaaaaatcaattgaaagtGGTTTTTATCAGCAACACATTGCAGAGAAACAGGCTTCGTCTAAGAAGAATGATGGACCTGAAACGGATTATGACTTGAAGGCAGATAAACGGGACGAACGTCGTAAGAAAGGATCTTCGGCTAAGGGTGGAGGTGGAGGAGGTAATACTCAAGGAAGAGAGATTAAAACCAAATCGAACAAAAAACCTAAACATTATGGAAAGAGCGGCGGTAAGGAAGATATTGATTCTGACAACCGACAGGACAGCAAGTCAAACAAATCTCTGCTCCTCGTTAAACCagaagaaatggaaaaaatcaTTGGAAAAACACTTGAGGAAGAAGGCATTGATCACCTTAGCGGAGTTATCACAGCACTTTATGAGAATGAAATTAATGATAAAGCCATTCAAGAAGCCCAAAGACTCTTCGAAATGACATCACAAACTAATCGACGACAAACTCTTGCATTGTTGCAAGAGAAAATCAATACATTATTGGTTGATATTCGTTTGTATGAAAAAGGCTTAAAAGTCTTTCCTGTTGATGTGCAATCACAAATACttaaatatttgatgaaaactcTAGGAAATGATATATGCCAAGAGCTTACAGTCTATGTGGCAAATGAAtgtaatttgaatttaaaatgcgCCAACAATCTTAATATTGACCAAAGGAATAAGATTGCCCAGGAATGCGATCCGGAATACAAAACGCCATTAATTGAGTTAAACAAAGCTCTGAACAAAACAATTGATGAATTTGTGTTAGCCACGGAGGAAGTTCTTAAAGCATGTGGGATGGTAATAAAAAAAGTGGATAAGAAAAAGGATCGTATATTGATAGTTCAACATAAAGAGAAATTGTTACAACAGTTGGATGAGACCGAGGATCATGCGATGGTACTGCATTTAACATCTTTGATTGTCTTTATCACTGTAACGGGATGTATTTTACATGCATCTGGTCGATTTGTTTCGCAAATTCTTGCATATTTACGACCCAATATGAGTTCTGAACAAAATGATTTGCTAATGCAAAGTCATGATcttgttttgaaaatgttgcAATTGGATAGTGCATCTGATGAATATAAGACCTTAAGTCAACAATTAAACTCAATTCAAGGGGAAATTAAAGGTTTGGCTAAGTCATATACAAAACCAGGGGTAACGAAAGCTGATTAA